From Papio anubis isolate 15944 unplaced genomic scaffold, Panubis1.0 scaffold1341, whole genome shotgun sequence:
TAGAAGACTGGCTACTACAATACCTGAcatttcagaaaggaaagagacagcagAATCCACCGAGGAATATCACTCACCTggatccttttctttcctcttcttggtGGCTTCCTCATGTAACATGAGTCTTTGGAAATCCTgtatgtgaaaaaaatcagagatttaATGTTTAGAAACCATTAACTCCTTTCCTgtgacaaaacacacacacaggggagACCTCACCCGGGAGAAAGAGTGTCCTCTGCTGCCCACTGCACCAGAGATCATGCAGAGATAAGAACGTCCCACAGGAAAACCTACAAGGCTAATTTTGACCCGTTTTCAGATCTTGCTCCCCTCCTGGAAAAGTCCACACACACACGCTGCAGCAGGGCACAGATCTCCAGGGCACAGATCTGGCCCTAACCAAACCCCATGCAGAGCACAGTCCCCTCACCTCCCTGTGGATCACAGGCTGATCTCAGCTCtcaacatggaggaaactgcctcGATGTTCAATGCTGGACACCGATGAGAATCACCAGCGCCATAGTAAATATTACTGAGGGTGGGTTTAAAGCTATGATAACAgcaatctctgataaaacagcatAAAAGATGTATTTCCAAAATGCCTGAGAACACTAATGTGAAGTCAGGGTTGAGCTCCCCTCAGAGGGCGCCAGCCCAGCACAGCCCCACCTTCTGGCTCTGCTCTCTGCTTGGGGACTTGTTCCCACCAGGATCCAGTGAACAGCGAAGGAGCAAAAAGAATCACACGGAACAGGCAACATGGACCAGAGGTGGGGGTGAAGGTGGAGCTGCCATGTCAAATGGGGGACTGTGGGCGATCAGAAGTTTCCACAGAAAAATTGATGTCAGAACAAATACTTAGGGAAGAAACGCTGCTTGTCACTTGCAGCTGAGGGGCCAGAGAATCCTAGGCAGAGGGACAGCCCGAGTGAAGGCCCTGAGAAAGGAGCAACCTCAGtcccagaaaaaagaaagaagcctgcGTGTCTGGAGCAGAGGGAGCAAGGAGAACCCAGGCAGGAGGTGAGGTCAGAGGGGTCCTGGGAGCCCAGATCCATAGGGATGaggtcttaaaatatttttctctcacacTTCAAAAGAATTTCGGAAATGATGTATTTTCTCACTCCTTTTATGTATACCTGCAACTTTCTCTTTACATTATAAATGACAACACTtacaaataatgtaatttatctcccatatttaaaatacatgctgTCAAGTTTGACTAAGTTTCCAGAAGTACACCGACACCCTCATCTGAGACGTGTAGGACTGTAAGGGAATGTGTTTAGGTGTTTAGGAAGTCACTTATGGACACGTGAAGGTGGAGATGCCTGTTTGATGTCCCAGCAGAGAGCTGAGACAACTGGACACAGGATTGTAGAACTCAGGGGACAGGCCTGCAGGGGACATGGGTAGGTGGGTTAAAACTGTGAGATAAGGAAAAGCAGTGGGTGTGGCCAGAGAAAAGAATAGGTTCAAGATTATTTGAGTCTAATCCCCCGTTTTTTCCATTCTGGTATTTGTGATTTTACATTTTGGGAGGACAGGAAtccatttaaaattcaaattactcCTGAGCATTGCCCTCTCCTACAGGAAAAGCCACACACTATTTGGCAAAGTATTTCAGGGGTCAGCGTCACTCTGACTGAGCTTTTCTGGTCTTATTCCCCACCTGTACATTACAGGTTGAGTCACTGTTGTTTCGAGAAGGAGACACTtcaccaaaagtacaaaaaattagccagatgtggtggtgtgcatccgTGGTCTCAGCCATTTGAGAGGCTAACTGGGGTGGATCTTtggccctgggaggcagaggttgtagtgagccaagatcatgtcgcTGCACTCAAGCATGGATGACctagtgacactctgtctcagaaaaagaaaaaaaaaaattccaggacaaTTTTATACACTTGAGCAAATGAAGTATCTCTTTCAGCGTCTAAGGTTCTGATGGTATGAATCCTAAACATGTAactattttctcagaaaaaatgaTAGTAATATCTTCAAAATAAACACGATTGGGAACACATAGCTATAGGTGTTTAAAACACTGAAAGAGAGGCAGCGGTACAAAGGAGATCTgagcaaatgttttcttcatgaaCATAGGGGCTCTGCTGGAACAAGGTTCCAAGTCAATCCTGCCCATCCTTCAACATCTGCAAAGAATACTATGGACCAGAGAAACTTGAAGGGAACATTCACTTAGCAGCTCACAGCTCACCGTTTAATCAGATGActtgaacaaagaaaatggaataataggCTACTTCAGCTAAATTTTGATGTCAGCATAAAGAAAAAGTTCCTTCATATCTTTATCAAGTACACATTGAAACAAACTAAAATGATTTATAAGGTACCAGAAAATGTTTCCAATTATGATACAGACTAGAAAGCATGCAGTCCTCAGGCAAACTGAACACAGTAAATTTCAgagaaaatcagttttaaaatggttaaaaaacaTATCTAATGAAATGTGGGGTCATAGAAGAATTTTCGAACACATATTATAGTTGCAAAACAATGATGTTACCTCCTAAGATTATACCAAAGCTTATTTGAGAAgcgattttatttttattttatttattttattttactttattttatttttgagacggaatcttgctgttgcccagctggagtgcagttgcgtgatctcggctcactgcaacctctggtcCCCAAATTAAAgtcattcttctacctcagcctcccgatagctgtgttacaggcactcgccacaccaagctaatttctatattttaatcaACACTGTCATGTCCCaacttaaaatgagttatccatttACAAACTAGTGATTTCTTTTGGGCATCGTCTCCATAAccttttcataaagcatcaatgatttcatTGTTCCTCTACCcaaatttcaccatattgatttcTTGAGACActatctcgctctgtcacccacgctggagtacagtggcatgctcatggctccctgcagcctctacctcctgggctcaagcttgTATCAGTTTATTTTGGTGCAGAAAATGCGACATCACGCACAATTTTCtcataatatgtatttttccatGAACTTCCTGAAGACCCCTTGTACTAGCAAACTGTATTCAAGAGGATATAAAAAGGATTGTAGATATGCAAGTACCACTTATTtctgagatgcaaggatggttcaacatattcaAGCAAATCAATGAGATATACCACTTGAAcagaatgaaagatgaaaatCACATCATCTCAGTAGAcgaagaaaaagcatttcacaaaattcaacatccagtCATCATggaaatcctaaacaaaatagaTACAGAAGGAAATTTACCTCGACAATAGAAAGACCATCCATGAAATGACCAATGCAGAAATAACCAATCGgggaaaatggaatgcttttcctgTAGGATCTCACATGATGCAAGAATACTCTCACCCCTTCTATTCAATCAATACTGGctgtcctagccagagcagtgaaatagcaaaagaaatcaAACTCATCcgaatcagaaagaaagaagtcaaattttatTTGTTCGTTGATGACATgacattctgtgaagaaaatcacgAAGAGTCAATCAAAATGCAACTGGAACTAATAAACACATTCAGTGTATTTGCAGAATAGAACAACAgcaccaaaaattagctgaatttCCATAcattaacaataaataattttaaaagaaaattagaaaccaCTTCCATTTGCTAAAGAACTTAAACtaagaaacatttagaaataagCATTAAAAGGTGAGGTTTGTACCTTGAAATCTACAAACATTgatcaaaatgattaaaaacatgtataaataGATATAAACCCCATActgattggaaaaattaatattgctcAATGATTATACAACTGAATGTGATTTAGATTCAGTACAATACTCATAGAAATCCCTATAACTTtttgttaaagaaacaaaaaacaggccaggcagagtggctcacacctgtaatctcagcactttgggaggtggagtcaGGTGGATCATAAAGTCAGAATATGGAgactattctggctaacacggtaaaacccagtctctactaaaaatacaaaaaattacccaagtatggtggcacacaactgtagtgccagctactagggagactgaggcaggaaaatcgcttgaacctaggaggagggggttgcagtgagccgagatcatgccactaaactccaacatgggcgacagagcaagactccatctcaaaaagaaaaaaagaaaaagaaaatacagtttggGAAAAGTGGCTCCCATCTGTTGGCCAgggtgttctcaaactcctgacctcgagtgaccTACCTGtctttgcctctcaaagtgctgggattacaagcatgggccatgGCCCCCAGCACAATCCTCTTAACATAAACAGTTTAATGGTAATTAATGCTTGAACTCAATGTTAAGTCAACTCAAACTCAGGTCAAGGCTGATTTGACTCTAATGTCAATTAATGTTTGATGGTTTGTTATACTCATTGCATCTGAAACAACTGTCTCCAAAAGGAATTTTCTGATGTTCTGCAAGGAGTGACCTCAGACTGAAGACCTTGCCACACTGACGACATTTGTAAGATTTCTGTCCAGTATGGATTTTCTGATGCCTAATGAGGTGTGAACGTGAAGTAAAGGCTTTGCCACAATCATCAAACTTGCGAGctttctctcctgtatgaattATCCTGTTTTGCGTAGGATGAAACTTGACTGAAGACCCTGCCACAATCATGACATTTGTAAGGTTTCACTCCAGCATGAGTTCACCAATGAAATGCAAGGCATGAACGATGTCTGAAAAATTTGCCACACTTATTACACTTTTAAGATCTCTCTTCATTGTGGATTCTCCAATGACTTGCAATGATTGTAGCATTACTGAAAACTTTGTGACAATCATTACATTAGTCAAGTTTCCCTGTCCCATGGATTGCTTGATGGTGAATAAGTGGTGACTGCCcactaaaggctttgccacactcaTTGCACTTgtaaagtttctctccagtgtgaattctagTATTGTCAGGTGTGAATCATTCCCGAAAGCCTTGTCACAAACcttatatttgtatgttttttctccagtatgaattctcctaCGTATTTGAAGCTGGATTTGCGACTGAACTTTGTCACACTGTTCACGTTTGTAAGATTTCTCTGCAGTACGAAGTCTGTGATGACTTGCAAGGTGTGATTATTGATTAAAAACCATGCCACATTCATTagacttgtaaggtttctctccagtgtgaattacAAGGTGTGAATTTTGACCCaaggtcttgccacactcattacacttctaaggtttctctccagtgtgaattctagTATGTTTTGCCAGGTATGAATTATATGCAAAAACCTTGTCACAAATTTTATATCTGTATGGTTTCTCTTCAGTGTGAATCTTCTTATGTTTTTCAAGGTTTGACTTATGACTGAACACGTTGTCACATTCCTcccatttgtaaggtttctctgcAGTATGATGTCTATGATGATGTGCAAGGGTTGCTTTTTGATTAAAAACCTTGAAACATTCATTacgcttgtaaggtttctctccagtatgaatggCCCTGTGATTTACAAGGGTTGAATGGTGATGGAAGGTGTTGACACACTCATTAGACTATTCAGATTTCTCTGCACTATGAAGTCTATGATGGTATATAAGGGATGACATCTGACTgaaggtcttgccacactcattacatttgtaaggtttctctccagtatgaagccTACGATGGATTATAAGGGATGATGTCTGACGgaaggtcttgccacactcattacatttgtaaggtttctctccagtgtgaactctctgATGTTGTGCCAGGTGTGAATCCCTCTGGAAAGCCTTGCCACAAACcttacatttgtatggtttctctccagtatgaatccTCCTATGTCTTTCCAGGTTTGATTTGCGACTGAAaactttgtcacattcttcacatttgtatggtttctctccacTATGAATCCTCCTATGTCTTTCAAGGTGTGATCTGCGACTGAAAACTTTGTCAcactcttcacatttgtaaggtttctctccagtatgaagtctacGATGGCGTGCAAGGGTTGATAGTCGATTAAAaaccttgccacattcattacatgtgtaaggtttctctccagtgtgaagtATAGTATGCTTTGCCAGATATGAATTATACACGAAAGCCTCATCACAAACcttacatttgtatggtttctctccagtatgaatccTCTTGTGTCTTTCAAGGTGTGATTTGCGACTGAAaactttgtcacattcttcacattcataaggtttctctccgGTATGAAGTGCTTTGTGGATGAAGAGGGATGAATTGTGACCAaaggtcttgccacactcattacacttgtaaggtttctcaccagtgtgacATCTACGATGGCATGCAAGGTATCGCTTCTGATTAAAGACCTTCCCACATACATCACATTTACATTGTTTCTCTTCTAAGTGAATTATCTGGTGTTTTTTTAAGAGTGAGCTACAATTAAAGGATTTGAAACTCTCGATACATTGGAAAGATTTTTCTCTCATGTGTCCTTCCCATTTTTGTGTGAGTAATGAAGAATGGAGGGAATTATTTCCATACTTACTAGAAATAAGGGTTTTGGGCCTATCAGAAATTCTTTGGGCTGTTGAAACCGAGGAAGCATTGTTGACAGATTTCTCAACTTGATTATGAATTTTCCCTTCAGGCTGAAATATGTGCAGTTCAGGTAGATGCGAATGAAAGCTTGATCCAAGCTGATCTTTAATAGGCTTGTTTCCAGAATGCCTTTGATCATGTCGGTCTGTACTACCTGTCAACTCTTTGATTTCCATCATGGGTGCTGCATGGCCATTTGTTTCATCTTCTTTCCACTGAAAGTCGAAGTCATGAATGTCTTTCCCAATTTCATGGAGGCAAAATTCTCCAGTGTGATGACTTGCTTGTCTTTGCAATGTCCCGGTGAGGATCACTTCTGTATTGCCTTTCCCTGTTGATGACAATGTCTTCAACATGCATTTGGAAGAGATATCTACAAAATTTAAACACCAATAGGTTTCCAATTAAGTACGGATGGTATATAATACTGAAATGTGTAaatatcacagaaaaaaacaatactTATTTTCAACTTCCCAAATATGAGCTTCAAAGTTTAGgaacacg
This genomic window contains:
- the LOC116272602 gene encoding zinc finger protein 468-like; this encodes MLKTLSSTGKGNTEVILTGTLQRQASHHTGEFCLHEIGKDIHDFDFQWKEDETNGHAAPMMEIKELTGSTDRHDQRHSGNKPIKDQLGSSFHSHLPELHIFQPEGKIHNQVEKSVNNASSVSTAQRISDRPKTLISSKYGNNSLHSSLLTQKWEGHMREKSFQCIESFKSFNCSSLLKKHQIIHLEEKQCKCDVCGKVFNQKRYLACHRRCHTGEKPYKCNECGKTFGHNSSLFIHKALHTGEKPYECEECDKVFSRKSHLERHKRIHTGEKPYKCKVCDEAFVYNSYLAKHTILHTGEKPYTCNECGKVFNRLSTLARHRRLHTGEKPYKCEECDKVFSRRSHLERHRRIHSGEKPYKCEECDKVFSRKSNLERHRRIHTGEKPYKCKVCGKAFQRDSHLAQHQRVHTGEKPYKCNECGKTFRQTSSLIIHRRLHTGEKPYKCNECGKTFSQMSSLIYHHRLHSAEKSE